The Terriglobia bacterium genome window below encodes:
- a CDS encoding acyloxyacyl hydrolase, which yields MKKLIAVVVLLSAAAVAQDNPLRRPVWELGPWFGGGTGLGQASEFKFINGGLRIGRVLTGELGSGRMRGTFEWAADIMPVYEVRQSALYTSGPQQWIYSFAANPVVLKYNWTGGNRVVPYLAAEGGLLFSSKEIPPGDTSRVNFMPGGAFGFYFLRSNRQAVDLSVHITHISNASLADHNPGINATIQFRVGYTWFK from the coding sequence ATGAAAAAACTGATTGCGGTGGTGGTGCTGCTGAGCGCGGCGGCCGTGGCGCAGGACAATCCGTTGCGCCGGCCGGTGTGGGAGCTTGGGCCATGGTTCGGAGGAGGCACCGGGCTTGGCCAAGCCTCGGAATTCAAGTTCATCAACGGCGGCCTGCGCATCGGACGCGTGCTCACCGGCGAATTGGGCAGCGGCCGCATGCGCGGTACCTTTGAATGGGCCGCCGACATCATGCCGGTGTATGAGGTCCGGCAATCGGCGCTCTACACCTCCGGGCCGCAGCAGTGGATCTACAGCTTCGCCGCCAATCCGGTGGTACTGAAATACAACTGGACCGGCGGCAACCGGGTCGTGCCTTACCTCGCGGCGGAAGGCGGTTTGCTTTTCAGCTCCAAGGAAATACCGCCGGGCGACACCTCGCGGGTGAACTTCATGCCCGGCGGCGCCTTCGGCTTTTACTTCCTGCGCAGCAACCGGCAGGCGGTGGATTTGTCGGTGCACATCACGCACATCTCCAATGCCAGCCTCGCCGACCACAACCCGGGCATCAACGCGACCATACAGTTCCGCGTGGGATACACATGGTTCAAGTAG
- a CDS encoding YebC/PmpR family DNA-binding transcriptional regulator translates to MSGHSKWATIKHKKGALDAKRGKIFTRLIREIAMAAKSGGDPDKNPRLRKAILDAKAENMPADNIKRAIQRGTGELPGVTYEEFNLEGYGPGGVAVLLDLSTDNRNRTVSEIRHAFAKFGGNLGEAGSVAWMFHKKGDIVVPKPAAKEDDLMNIVLEAGGEDLKDDGETWEIITDPHAFDTVLEAVKKAKITPTASEIAMIPQNYIKLEGSQATTMIRLVEALEELDDVQHVWSNFDVDLKQLEEVAS, encoded by the coding sequence ATGTCTGGCCATTCAAAATGGGCCACCATCAAGCACAAGAAGGGCGCGCTGGATGCCAAGCGCGGCAAGATTTTCACCCGTCTGATCCGCGAAATTGCCATGGCGGCGAAGTCGGGCGGCGATCCCGACAAGAATCCGCGCCTGCGCAAGGCCATCCTCGACGCCAAAGCCGAAAACATGCCGGCCGACAACATCAAGCGCGCCATTCAGCGCGGCACCGGCGAATTACCCGGCGTTACCTACGAAGAATTCAACCTGGAAGGCTACGGCCCTGGCGGGGTTGCCGTGTTGTTGGATCTCTCCACCGATAACCGCAACCGCACCGTCAGCGAGATCCGCCACGCCTTCGCCAAGTTCGGCGGCAACCTCGGCGAAGCCGGGTCGGTGGCATGGATGTTCCACAAGAAGGGCGATATCGTGGTGCCCAAGCCGGCGGCCAAGGAAGACGACCTGATGAACATCGTGCTGGAAGCCGGCGGCGAGGACCTGAAGGACGACGGCGAGACCTGGGAGATCATCACCGATCCGCACGCCTTCGACACGGTGCTGGAGGCGGTGAAGAAGGCGAAGATCACCCCGACCGCATCGGAAATTGCCATGATCCCGCAGAACTACATCAAACTGGAAGGCTCGCAGGCCACCACCATGATCCGCCTGGTGGAGGCTCTGGAAGAGCTCGACGACGTGCAGCACGTCTGGTCGAATTTCGATGTGGACCTGAAGCAGTTGGAGGAAGTGGCGAGCTAG
- a CDS encoding AI-2E family transporter encodes MDFREHAGVTGGALQRWFIAQLQDSAAVACLWLIGLLIIRVPWAPLWAVLAAILQFIPHLGPVMALAGPAVAAVVSGGIMRLLYVFILYAVVAVTDGLVLQPYLMRRTAKVPIWASILAPIVLGMIFSFWGVLLAAPLLAVLYAYRSRHKQGAGQPEIEILPPLR; translated from the coding sequence ATGGACTTCCGCGAACATGCCGGCGTGACCGGCGGGGCACTGCAGCGATGGTTCATCGCCCAACTGCAGGACTCGGCCGCGGTGGCATGTCTATGGCTGATCGGCCTGCTGATCATCCGCGTTCCGTGGGCGCCGCTGTGGGCGGTGCTGGCCGCCATCCTGCAGTTCATTCCTCATCTTGGGCCGGTCATGGCGCTGGCTGGACCGGCGGTCGCGGCCGTGGTCAGCGGCGGCATCATGCGCCTGCTCTATGTGTTCATCCTTTACGCCGTCGTCGCCGTGACCGATGGACTTGTGCTGCAGCCCTACCTGATGCGCCGCACCGCCAAGGTGCCGATCTGGGCTTCCATCCTGGCGCCCATCGTCCTGGGAATGATCTTCAGCTTCTGGGGTGTGTTGCTGGCCGCGCCGTTGCTGGCAGTCCTGTATGCGTACCGGTCTCGGCACAAGCAAGGAGCCGGCCAACCCGAAATTGAGATTTTGCCGCCGCTGCGGTGA